GTTCGCCGAAGAGGCCAAGCGGGTGCGCGGTGACATCTTCCCGGCGCCGGATCCCGCGGACCGAGTTCTGGTGCTCAAAGAACCCGTGGGTGTCTGTGTCGCGATCACGCCGTGGAACTTTCCCGCCGCAATGATCACCCGCAAGGCGGCGCCGGCGCTGGCCGCGGGCTGCACGATGGTGGTCAAGCCCGCTGAGCAGACACCACTGACGGCACTGGCTCTCGCGGAGCTGGCCCGGCGTGCCGGGGTGCCGGCCGGTGTGTTCAACGTGGTGCTGGGCAATGCGCGCGAGATCGGCCCGGAACTCACCGGCAATCCGCTGGTCCGAAAGGTGAGTTTCACCGGTTCGACGGAGGTCGGGCGGCTGCTGCTCGAGCAGTGCGCGGCGACTGTCAAGAAGGCGTCGATGGAGCTGGGCGGTAACGCGCCGGCGATCGTGTTCGACGATGCGGACCTCGAGGTCGCCGTCGCGGGCGTGCTCGCGGCGAAGTACCGCAACACCGGTCAGGCGTGCATCAGTGCGAACCGCGTGTATGTGCAGTCGGGTATCTACGAGCGTTTCACCGCGCGGCTGGCCGAGCGAGTCGCCGAGCTGACGGTCGGCGACGGCTTCGAATCCGGTGTCGCGCAGGGCCCCATGATCGATCGCGCGGCGATCGCGAAAGTCGAGGAACACGTCTCCGACGCCGTCGAGCACGGGGCGCGGGTGGTGTGCGGCGGCGCGAGGCATGAGCGCGGCGACCTGTTCTATCAGCCGACCGTGCTGGCCGATGTCGCCGCCGGTATGAAGATCACCCGCGAGGAGACCTTCGGCCCGATCACTCCGCTGATTCCGTTCACCGACGAGGCCGATGTGATCCGGCAGGCGAATGACACCGAATTCGGTTTGGCCGCTTACCTTTTCAGTCGCGATGCGGAGCGGATCTGGCGCGTGGCGGCGGCCCTCGAGGCCGGCATGGTCGGCATCAACTCCGGCCTGATCTCCAACGAGACCGCACCCTTCGGCGGCATCAAGCAGTCCGGCCTCGGCCGGGAGGGATCGATCTACGGCATCGACGAATACCTGGAGATGAAGTACCTGGCATGGGCGGGCAGCGGAGCGCTCTGATCGCGGCCGTTCGAGAACTCACCCACTTCATCACCTTCCATCCATCGAAACAGCGACAAGGAGGCCCACATGGCCGAGTACAACCTTTCTGAAGTCCGGGACTGGGCTCGGGAAAAGCTTGTCGGTGCGATCAATTGCACCATTCCGTCGTTCACCAACGACCTGCGCGACATCAACGAGCAGGGCATTCGCCACGACATCCGGCTGGCGAAGGAGCACGGCTTCATCGGCAGCCTGGGTATTTCCGAAGTCAGCATCACGCTGCCGGAATACGTGAATTTCCTGCGGATCGCCAAGGATGAGGGCGGTAGCGACTTCTACATCGTCCACCACGCGAGCTGGAACGACCTCGAGCAGAACATCGAGGCGGTCAAGCGAGCGGAGGAAGTCGGCGCCGACCTGGTGCTGCTGTCCTACCCACCGAACTTCTATCCCGAGTCCGAACAGGAGATCTTCGACTACACCAAGGCGGTGGCCGATGCGACGAACCTCGCCATAATTCTGTTCCCGATGGTGTCCTGGGGCTTCAGCAGCCGGATCCACCCGTCCGATATCCCCACCCGGCTCATCCGCCGCATGATCGACGAGATTCCCAACGTCGCGGTGATCAAAGCCGAGGGCGGATTCCCGAGCATCCAGAGCGTCATCGAATGCACGCGGCTGTTCGGCAAGGAAGTCGTCATCTCGAACCCGATCGAGGGTGAACTGATACCGCTCTCGCAGGTCATGCCCATTCAGCTGTCGGCCACCAGCGACCACGAGTACTTCGGTCCGATGATCCCGCGTGTCATGCAGCTGTTGCGGGACGGCAAGTACGACGACGCCACTGAGATCTACTGGCAGCTGCACCCGGCGCGCAAAGCCAAGGCCGCGCTGTTCAACGGACTGCACGGCGGGTCCATCCTGAACCGTCAGGCGTGGAAATTCCAGGGCTGGCTGCAGGGCTACAACGGCGGCCCACTGCGTATGCCCACCCTGCGCATCCACGACCACCAGATGAACGCGCTGCGCAAGGGCCTGATCGATTCCGGTTTCGAGCCCAGCATGGACCCTTTCAAGGAGTTCTTCATCGGCCGCAATCCCGCGTAAGCGAGTTACGGGACGACCGGGCCTGGTGTCACTCCGCCTTCGCCGAACGCGAGTGCACGGATGTCCAGTTCGGTCTGCTCGTGTACCGGCCAGCTGTGAGTGCAGCTTCCCCGGGTGTCGTCCGTAGCGGACGTTGTAGCCGTGCGCGCCGGCTATCGCGTCCCATTCCAGGTGGGCGGCGCGGTCGCTGACGCGGTGCGCCTGCGCTGTGACCGCCTGTGGCGGAGGCAGATTGCCGTGCCCGAATACGCGCAGCCCGCTCCCTGCGAAGGACCTGTCGAAGGGCAGCCGACCGGCCGTAACCCGGACGTAACGCACCGGGTGCGGCTCGTCGAGCACCACGAAGGCATGCGGCGCATCGTGATTCGTCGCCGCGGGTGTCCAGCACGGCCGTTCGGGTCGGTGAGACCTCGACCCTGGTCACCTCGGTCGCCGGTGGAGTCGGCGCCACGATAGTTCCCGAGGCAGTGACCGCGCTGGCCCTCGAGGGCGGGCCTATCGGCCGCTGGCTGGCCGCCACCACGGTGGAACTCGCGGTCGCCCATCGCGCCGACCGCGAGGAGCCCCACCTCGTCCGAGCGGTTGCGGTGATTCATCGACTCGTGGGGGGCTGCTGATGTCTGGATTGCTCCGCGACGAACTCCAGGAACCGCCGGGCGGCGCGCCCACTCGGACCATGTGTGCGAGTCACCGCACCGTACTGCCGGAAGACAGCGTGGTCGCGAAACGGGATGGTAGGAGTCGTGGGCGGGTGCCCCGGCTGTGCTGCCGGGATGATGGCTACGCCCATTCCCGCCGCCACGAGTGCCCGGAGGGTGGACAGCTCGGTCACCTCGGTTTCGATTCTGGGGCTGAATCCCGCCTCGCGGCAGAGGCGGTCGGTCACCTGACGCAGGCCGTACCCGACTTTGAGCGCTACCATGGGCTCGTCCATCAGGTCGGCGACCGCGATATCGCCGCGACCCTCGAACGCGTGGCCCGGCGGGACGCCGAGGCCTAGTTCCTCGTTGCCCAGCGGCAGCCAATGCAGATCGTCCGCGGTGGGATGGGGAGCGACGAAGCCGATATCGATTCGCCCATGGCGGACATCATCGACCACCGCGTCGGATGCACCGCCGCAGAGCTCGAAGGATGTGCGTGGCGCGAGGGCACGATAGCGATCTAGAAGCCGCGGTATCAACCATCCGCCGAATGAATGCAGGAACCCCAGTGAGACCACTCCGCGGTCCGGGTCGACGAGGGTGGCGATTCTCTCTTCTCCCTGGTTGATCTCATCGATAGCGCGGACCGCGTGCGCGCGAAAAATCTCGCCGTACCTATTGAGCCGCAGCTGATTCTGGTTACGGTCGAAGAGTTTCACGCCGAGCTTGCGTTCGAGCCGGGCCAAAGCCCGTGAGAGCGTCGGCTGACTGATGTTCAGTTGTTCGGCCGTAGTTGTCATATTTCCGGTTTCTGTCAAAGTGATGAACCATTCGAGTTCACGCAATTGCATGCCGGGGATGATACGTCGAAAAACGTTGCGGCCGAGAGTCGACTTTTTAGGTCGGTAGCTGCCCGAATGTGACTATGCGCCGGACGCATAGTGTGTGCGAAGTTCCTGGTCTTGTACTCCATCCTGCCGATTCCGCATTCTGAAATAGCTGGTCCGTGATGTCGATCACGACAGTTTCTCGCATGATCACCAGGAAAGAGGCACCATGACACAGTCGTCGTTGACCGCCGTCAGGTCCGACATCGGCGCTCCGGACGCGGAGTTGGTTGGCCGCGCAACCAATCTGGTCCCATTGATCCGCGAATACGCCGCGCAGGGCTCCGAGGCTCGCCGAATCGCCCCGGAGGTGGTCAAGGCGATGACCGAGGCCGGCCTGTTCCATCTGCTCGTGGATCGGCGACTCGGCGGGCACGGGGCCAGCATGCGGACGACCGTTGAGGCGGTCGCCGAGGTCGCACGAGGCGACGGTTCCACCGCGTGGATTGCCGCATTGCTCGCCTCCGCCACCGGATTCGCGTCGACCTTCTCCGAAAACGCACGGGAGGACATGTTCGGGTCGCATCCGAAGGCGACGTCGTGTGGCATTTTCTCACCGGGTAAGGCGGAGCCGGTCGAGGGCGGTTATCGCATCAATGGCCGCTGGCCGTACGCATCCGGTTCCTTCGCGGCCGACTGGGCGACCGTGGGTATTCCCCTCGACAGTGGCAAGGAGGTGGGCCTGGCGCTGATTCCCGCCGAAGCCTTCACCATCGAACCGACCTGGTTCGTCACCGGAATGCGGGGCTCGGGTAGCGACACCATCGTGGTGGAGGACCATTTCGTGCCGGAGCATCGGGTACAGCGCTTCCAAGAAATGACCGAAGGCCGATACCTCACTCCGCACAAAGACGAACACATGGCATCGATCGGCTTCACCGCTGTCGCCTCGGCCATTCTCGTAGCGGCACAGATCGGTATGGTTCGGCACGCGCTGGAAATCACCCGAGCCAAATTGCCGGAAAAGCCCGTAGCCTACACGAATTTCCCGCACGCGAAGCTGTCGGCCACCCATCAGATCGCCGTCGCGAAGGCAGCCACGAATTTGCACCTCGCGGAAATGACCTTGAATCGGATTGCCTCGACATCGACCAGGCGGCCGCCGAACGCCGGCGACTCGACCTGGAAACCCGGGCGCGCATCCGGAACGACACCGGCGTGGTCGCCGAGCTGGCCACGCGAGCGATCGACGAGCTGATGAACGCCAATGGCTCGGGTTCGTTCGCCGAAGTCAATGTGCTGAGCCGAATTTGGCGGGACTCCTCGATCGCGGCCCGGCACGCCTACGTCAGCGCCGACATCGGCAGGGAAGCCTACGGTCGGGTCCTGCTGGGCAACGAAGAGCCCACGACGGTTCTGTAGGGACGGCCATGGATACCGTGAAAGCCGTCGACACCGAACCGGCCGCGGCTCCCATCGGCTACCGGCACGCTCTCGGCCATGTCCCGACCAGCGTGGCCGTGGTCACCGCGGCCACCAGGTCCGGGCCGGTCGGTATGACGATCGGCTCGTTCACCTCGGTCTCGCTGGATCCGCCGCTGATCGCCTTCTTCATCGACCGCTCCTCCAGGAGCTGGCCGCGCCTGTACGGCGCGAGTCGCTTCGGCGTCAATATCCTCGGGCACAACCAGAGCGAGGTGTGCCGGACGTTCTCGCGACCGAGTGACGACCGCTTCCGCGACGTGGGCTGGAGCGAGTCGGTCAACGGCGTGCCATTGCTCGACGAGGCGATCGTCGCCCTGGAGTGCACGCGATTCAAGGTGGACCTGATCGGTGACCATTACCAAGTGGTCGGCCGGGTCGAGAAGCTGGAACTGCGTGCCAGCGAACCACCGCTGATCTTCCTGCGCGGTGGGTTCGTCGACTTGAGCGACGGCTCGGACAAATCCCAGCGGAGCTAGCCGAATTATTCGGCATTACGCCGCATCTCAGATGAAGGACCCCGAGATGATCAATGTCAAAGTAGATTTCGGCCGTTGCGATGCCAACGGCACCTGCGCCGCACTGATGCCCGATGTATTCGAGATCGGCGCGGACGGCTCGCTCGCACAATTGAAGACGCGGATCGAGGACGATCGGCAGGAGGAGTTCGACGAAGTCGTGCTGTGCTGCCCGATGGGAGCGATCTCTCGATGACGGAGACACTACTGCCCCGCTTCGATCCGTTCGCTCCGCAGGCCCAGGCGCACGAGGGCGGAGCCCTGCCGGACGGCCCACTGGCGCTCGGTCCATCCGGTTACACAGTGCTGACCTACGATCTCGCGACCACGGTCCTGCGCAATACGCGCTTCAAGAACGCCGCGCTCGAACTGATGGAACAGTTCGGAATCACCGACGGACTGGCTCACGAATTCCGTGCCAATAGCGTCATCATGGCGGAGGGTGCGCGTCATTTCCGACTGCGCGCGCCGATGGCGCGGTTCATGGGTCCGCACACTGTGCAGGAAATCCGCAGAATTGTTCGCGAGATCGTCGAGGGCATTGTCACGGATCTCGACACGAGCGCTCCCGTCGATTTCCACACCGGGATCGACCAGCGCATTCCCGCGCGGATCTATTGCTATCTCGCTGGCGCACCCGCGGCGGACGAGCCCTTGGTCGCCAGCCTGTCGGAGCGGACGCTCTCACTGCTGCATCGGGACCGGTCCCTCACCCCGGTGATCGTGAACGCCTATGCCGAACTCTTCGCCTATCTGCGTGCTCTCATCGCGCGAAAGCGGGAACAGGCCCTCGGCGACGACATGCTGTCCTTCCTCATCGGCCAGCAGGAAGCGGGCAAGCTGTCGGAGGATGAACTGCTCAACGAGGCCGCCGCCATGCTCGAGGCGAGCTCGGTCAATACCTCGCATCAAACCGGCCTGGTCGTGTGGACACTGCTGCGTGATCGAGAGGCCTGGCGGCGACTCGTCGAGGATCACGAGCTGATTCCTGCCGCCGTGGTCGAGGCCATCAGGTTGTATCCGCGGCCCGGAATCGTGAGCAAGGTGGCGACCGAAGATATCGAGCTGAACGGAACCATCATTCCGG
The DNA window shown above is from Nocardia sp. NBC_01730 and carries:
- a CDS encoding acyl-CoA dehydrogenase family protein, with the protein product MTQSSLTAVRSDIGAPDAELVGRATNLVPLIREYAAQGSEARRIAPEVVKAMTEAGLFHLLVDRRLGGHGASMRTTVEAVAEVARGDGSTAWIAALLASATGFASTFSENAREDMFGSHPKATSCGIFSPGKAEPVEGGYRINGRWPYASGSFAADWATVGIPLDSGKEVGLALIPAEAFTIEPTWFVTGMRGSGSDTIVVEDHFVPEHRVQRFQEMTEGRYLTPHKDEHMASIGFTAVASAILVAAQIGMVRHALEITRAKLPEKPVAYTNFPHAKLSATHQIAVAKAATNLHLAEMTLNRIASTSTRRPPNAGDSTWKPGRASGTTPAWSPSWPRERSTS
- a CDS encoding NAD-dependent succinate-semialdehyde dehydrogenase, encoding MGIPLTDKPMLADALLSRSAAYIDGEWVEQGDSGSFVVENPSTGEHLAELPSLSRTQVAGAIDAADRALPGWRARSAKERAQILRRWFDLVTQHAEDLAWLIVVEEGKPVSEARGEVAYAASFIEWFAEEAKRVRGDIFPAPDPADRVLVLKEPVGVCVAITPWNFPAAMITRKAAPALAAGCTMVVKPAEQTPLTALALAELARRAGVPAGVFNVVLGNAREIGPELTGNPLVRKVSFTGSTEVGRLLLEQCAATVKKASMELGGNAPAIVFDDADLEVAVAGVLAAKYRNTGQACISANRVYVQSGIYERFTARLAERVAELTVGDGFESGVAQGPMIDRAAIAKVEEHVSDAVEHGARVVCGGARHERGDLFYQPTVLADVAAGMKITREETFGPITPLIPFTDEADVIRQANDTEFGLAAYLFSRDAERIWRVAAALEAGMVGINSGLISNETAPFGGIKQSGLGREGSIYGIDEYLEMKYLAWAGSGAL
- a CDS encoding cytochrome P450 encodes the protein MTETLLPRFDPFAPQAQAHEGGALPDGPLALGPSGYTVLTYDLATTVLRNTRFKNAALELMEQFGITDGLAHEFRANSVIMAEGARHFRLRAPMARFMGPHTVQEIRRIVREIVEGIVTDLDTSAPVDFHTGIDQRIPARIYCYLAGAPAADEPLVASLSERTLSLLHRDRSLTPVIVNAYAELFAYLRALIARKREQALGDDMLSFLIGQQEAGKLSEDELLNEAAAMLEASSVNTSHQTGLVVWTLLRDREAWRRLVEDHELIPAAVVEAIRLYPRPGIVSKVATEDIELNGTIIPEGSDVHVAVWSANRDQARFERPTEFRLDRESNSPLTFSTGSHGCLGQSLARVEMEEVVRYLADHHPDAVVVDDGTEIGQSGGRWLVKALTVNLNPV
- a CDS encoding dihydrodipicolinate synthase family protein, producing the protein MAEYNLSEVRDWAREKLVGAINCTIPSFTNDLRDINEQGIRHDIRLAKEHGFIGSLGISEVSITLPEYVNFLRIAKDEGGSDFYIVHHASWNDLEQNIEAVKRAEEVGADLVLLSYPPNFYPESEQEIFDYTKAVADATNLAIILFPMVSWGFSSRIHPSDIPTRLIRRMIDEIPNVAVIKAEGGFPSIQSVIECTRLFGKEVVISNPIEGELIPLSQVMPIQLSATSDHEYFGPMIPRVMQLLRDGKYDDATEIYWQLHPARKAKAALFNGLHGGSILNRQAWKFQGWLQGYNGGPLRMPTLRIHDHQMNALRKGLIDSGFEPSMDPFKEFFIGRNPA
- a CDS encoding ferredoxin translates to MKDPEMINVKVDFGRCDANGTCAALMPDVFEIGADGSLAQLKTRIEDDRQEEFDEVVLCCPMGAISR
- a CDS encoding LysR family transcriptional regulator, whose product is MQLRELEWFITLTETGNMTTTAEQLNISQPTLSRALARLERKLGVKLFDRNQNQLRLNRYGEIFRAHAVRAIDEINQGEERIATLVDPDRGVVSLGFLHSFGGWLIPRLLDRYRALAPRTSFELCGGASDAVVDDVRHGRIDIGFVAPHPTADDLHWLPLGNEELGLGVPPGHAFEGRGDIAVADLMDEPMVALKVGYGLRQVTDRLCREAGFSPRIETEVTELSTLRALVAAGMGVAIIPAAQPGHPPTTPTIPFRDHAVFRQYGAVTRTHGPSGRAARRFLEFVAEQSRHQQPPTSR
- a CDS encoding flavin reductase family protein, producing the protein MDTVKAVDTEPAAAPIGYRHALGHVPTSVAVVTAATRSGPVGMTIGSFTSVSLDPPLIAFFIDRSSRSWPRLYGASRFGVNILGHNQSEVCRTFSRPSDDRFRDVGWSESVNGVPLLDEAIVALECTRFKVDLIGDHYQVVGRVEKLELRASEPPLIFLRGGFVDLSDGSDKSQRS